The following proteins are encoded in a genomic region of Dysgonomonas mossii:
- a CDS encoding nucleoside phosphorylase, with protein sequence MRIIPDSELIINSDGSVFHLHLKPEQLSDKIIMMGDPDRVSLTASFFDSIECDIQSREFHTITGTYKGKRITALSHGIGPDNIDIVITELDALANIDFKTREVKKDFKQLTMVRVGTSGGLQSHCPIGSYVVAAKSIGFDGVLNYYANRDKVTLADFEDTFKKHVGWNPQHCAPYVVKADEELVERIGHDMIKGVTISAIGFYGPQGRYVRMPLANPDLNSKIESFRFGEDSITNYEMESAPLAGMSRLMGHKAMTVCTIIANRLAGESNSNYKGSIEDLIKKVLERI encoded by the coding sequence ATGAGAATAATTCCCGATTCAGAACTGATTATAAATAGTGATGGCAGTGTTTTTCACTTACATCTAAAGCCGGAACAATTATCGGACAAAATAATAATGATGGGCGACCCCGACAGAGTGAGCCTTACCGCATCTTTTTTTGATAGTATAGAATGTGATATCCAAAGCCGGGAGTTTCATACGATTACCGGAACGTATAAAGGGAAACGCATTACTGCTCTTTCGCATGGTATCGGCCCCGATAATATAGATATTGTAATTACAGAATTGGATGCGTTGGCTAATATCGATTTCAAGACACGTGAAGTAAAGAAAGACTTCAAACAGCTCACAATGGTGCGTGTAGGAACATCAGGAGGGTTGCAGTCTCATTGCCCAATCGGTTCGTATGTGGTTGCAGCAAAGTCGATCGGTTTCGACGGAGTACTCAACTATTATGCAAATCGTGATAAAGTGACATTGGCTGACTTTGAGGATACCTTTAAGAAACATGTTGGCTGGAATCCCCAGCACTGCGCTCCGTATGTTGTAAAGGCCGATGAGGAATTGGTAGAACGTATAGGACATGACATGATAAAAGGAGTTACCATATCTGCCATTGGTTTCTATGGGCCACAGGGGCGATATGTACGCATGCCGTTGGCTAATCCCGATCTGAATAGTAAAATAGAGTCATTCAGGTTTGGTGAAGATTCGATTACCAACTATGAGATGGAAAGTGCACCGTTGGCAGGAATGAGCCGATTGATGGGGCATAAGGCCATGACTGTATGCACAATAATAGCCAATCGTTTGGCAGGAGAATCAAATTCAAACTACAAGGGTTCGATAGAAGATTTAATAAAGAAGGTATTAGAGCGTATTTAA
- a CDS encoding sugar phosphate isomerase/epimerase family protein, producing the protein MSKTLRLFLLLVCAHTTILFANEPEKTQRDDGELFKLAIAGYTFVNFNLEETLKMMQEVDVHYLCIKDFHLPLNSTDEEIAAFHAKLAKYDVTGYAVGPIYMKTKEEVDKAFDYAKRVGVKLIVGVPNHELLPYVDKKVKEYDFKYAIHLHGPDIELYPHAADIYEHVKDLDPRIGMCLDIGHDARAGHDPIADLKKYSDRVFDIHMKNTTAATKAGKTGEIGRGIIDIPAFVRMLREVKYSGACSLEYERNMKAPLAGIAESIGYFRGVIDATK; encoded by the coding sequence ATGAGTAAAACACTAAGATTATTTCTACTTTTAGTGTGCGCGCACACAACAATTCTTTTTGCCAATGAACCCGAGAAAACGCAACGAGATGATGGCGAATTATTTAAGTTAGCCATAGCCGGATATACATTTGTAAATTTCAATTTGGAGGAGACCCTCAAAATGATGCAAGAGGTAGATGTTCACTATCTTTGTATCAAAGATTTCCATCTTCCGCTGAATAGCACAGACGAAGAAATTGCCGCATTCCATGCTAAACTGGCAAAGTATGATGTTACAGGTTATGCTGTAGGCCCTATCTACATGAAGACCAAAGAAGAAGTGGACAAAGCGTTTGATTATGCCAAACGTGTTGGCGTAAAACTTATCGTAGGTGTTCCCAATCATGAACTACTGCCTTATGTAGACAAGAAAGTAAAAGAATATGATTTCAAATATGCCATTCATCTTCATGGTCCCGACATCGAACTATATCCGCATGCAGCTGATATCTATGAACATGTAAAAGACCTAGACCCTCGTATCGGAATGTGTCTCGACATTGGTCATGATGCACGTGCAGGACATGATCCGATTGCCGACCTAAAAAAGTACAGCGACAGAGTGTTCGACATCCATATGAAGAATACAACCGCAGCAACTAAAGCCGGAAAGACAGGTGAAATCGGTCGGGGCATAATAGACATTCCTGCTTTTGTGAGAATGCTTCGCGAAGTGAAATACTCAGGAGCTTGCAGCCTCGAATACGAGCGAAATATGAAAGCCCCTTTAGCGGGAATAGCCGAATCTATAGGTTATTTCAGAGGTGTGATTGATGCAACGAAATAA
- a CDS encoding SanA/YdcF family protein, whose amino-acid sequence MKAQTKKRLKRMFWVLLIGLILSVLAILFANWKIPHDSKGFVYNEVDSIPTQKAALVLGAAKNIGNRPNLYFTYRIQAAKELYDAGKVQVFVVSGDNSRKDYNEADDMRAALVEAGVPDSIIHCDYAGLRTLDSVVRMNEIFGQDSFIVVSQEFHNERAVFLAQNYGMTAYGYNAKDLSLNRSSYRTKIRELFAKVKVFVDIATGKEPKYLGEKIKI is encoded by the coding sequence ATGAAGGCACAAACAAAAAAGAGGCTCAAGCGGATGTTTTGGGTATTATTAATCGGACTGATTTTATCAGTTTTAGCAATCCTTTTTGCTAACTGGAAGATTCCCCACGATTCCAAAGGTTTTGTATATAATGAAGTAGATAGCATACCCACACAGAAAGCGGCGTTGGTTTTGGGTGCTGCTAAGAATATAGGCAATCGTCCCAATTTATACTTCACCTACCGCATTCAGGCTGCGAAAGAATTATATGATGCCGGTAAGGTGCAGGTCTTTGTTGTAAGCGGAGATAATAGCCGCAAAGATTATAATGAGGCAGACGATATGCGTGCCGCTCTTGTCGAAGCCGGCGTGCCCGACAGTATTATACATTGCGATTATGCGGGCTTGCGCACACTCGATTCGGTGGTGAGGATGAATGAAATATTTGGACAGGATTCGTTTATTGTCGTGTCGCAAGAGTTTCATAACGAACGGGCTGTGTTTTTGGCTCAGAATTACGGGATGACAGCCTATGGATATAATGCAAAAGATTTATCGCTTAACCGATCGTCATACAGAACAAAAATAAGGGAGTTGTTTGCTAAGGTAAAAGTCTTTGTGGATATCGCTACAGGCAAAGAGCCAAAGTATCTGGGAGAAAAGATTAAAATCTGA
- a CDS encoding porin gives MKKLLFVLSLCVACTLVYAQDSNSELLKKLVEKNILTQSEADSIRGNAPAKSALGNATTEKIRQAFNTPYMRFGGYGLFMYRYSDIANVKHDFEPRVIFLSMRGELTKNLKYFILAEFVNPMPYEFWGEWTPAKEFNIRLGQMKTPLSLENQISLTDIEGVFNTRSISALIGMGDDVQRQQNNKNNTGRDAGVMAYGNLLKTQTHDLLEYKIGLFQGTGINTTENNNSKDFAANLMLQPIKNFRIGGGVYLGEAKYIKPGETEKNDHVRNRWIASSDYRSERVYARAEWIRGNDGGISKEGLHGMGLYYFVPKKFNAFAKVDYLNQNRDTSKEVIDYTLGLNYYFYGACRFQINYTYSDYSKSWGEKNSNAVLGQMQIVF, from the coding sequence ATGAAAAAGCTCTTATTCGTGCTCTCTCTATGTGTAGCATGTACCCTTGTGTATGCTCAGGACTCAAATAGTGAACTGTTAAAAAAGTTAGTAGAGAAAAATATATTGACTCAAAGTGAAGCCGACTCGATACGAGGAAATGCACCAGCTAAAAGTGCATTGGGAAACGCGACTACCGAAAAAATCAGGCAGGCTTTTAATACTCCATACATGCGTTTCGGAGGATATGGATTATTCATGTACAGATATAGCGACATAGCGAATGTTAAGCATGATTTTGAACCGAGAGTAATATTCTTATCGATGCGTGGCGAACTGACCAAAAATCTGAAATATTTTATTTTGGCAGAGTTTGTTAACCCAATGCCGTATGAATTTTGGGGAGAATGGACTCCGGCTAAAGAGTTTAATATCAGGTTGGGACAAATGAAGACGCCTCTTTCACTCGAAAATCAAATATCATTAACCGATATTGAAGGGGTTTTCAACACTCGTTCTATTTCTGCTCTTATCGGAATGGGCGATGATGTACAGAGACAACAAAATAATAAGAATAATACAGGACGTGATGCAGGTGTGATGGCATACGGAAACTTGTTAAAAACGCAAACGCACGACCTACTCGAATACAAGATAGGTTTGTTTCAGGGGACAGGTATTAATACCACAGAAAATAATAACTCAAAAGACTTTGCTGCAAACTTGATGCTTCAACCCATAAAGAATTTTAGAATCGGTGGAGGAGTATATCTTGGAGAAGCTAAGTATATAAAACCCGGAGAAACAGAGAAGAATGATCATGTTCGTAACCGTTGGATTGCAAGCTCCGATTATCGTTCAGAGAGAGTGTATGCTCGTGCCGAATGGATAAGAGGCAATGATGGAGGTATCAGCAAAGAAGGTCTTCACGGAATGGGGCTCTATTATTTTGTTCCTAAAAAGTTCAATGCTTTTGCAAAGGTAGATTATCTGAATCAGAATAGAGATACAAGCAAGGAGGTGATTGATTATACGCTGGGCTTGAACTATTATTTTTACGGAGCATGCCGTTTTCAGATAAATTATACTTACTCAGATTACTCAAAGAGTTGGGGTGAGAAAAATTCGAATGCCGTATTAGGGCAAATGCAGATTGTATTTTGA
- a CDS encoding MGMT family protein: MAHLDKEDFRRGVYDVVRSIPYGRATSYGAIAKAIGYPNMSRLVGRVMGECNSVISGIPAHRVVNSQGVLSAKEAFGNSNEMQKLLEEEGVGVVNDRIINWKKVFWDPTQELTIE, from the coding sequence ATGGCACATTTGGATAAAGAAGATTTCAGACGAGGAGTGTATGACGTTGTGAGGAGTATTCCGTACGGACGGGCTACAAGTTATGGCGCAATCGCTAAGGCTATCGGCTATCCCAATATGTCACGTTTGGTAGGTCGAGTGATGGGAGAGTGCAATTCTGTTATTTCCGGTATTCCGGCGCATAGGGTAGTAAACAGTCAGGGAGTACTCTCAGCCAAAGAAGCATTCGGAAACTCGAACGAAATGCAGAAGCTCTTAGAAGAGGAAGGAGTTGGTGTTGTAAATGATAGAATCATCAATTGGAAGAAAGTATTCTGGGATCCTACCCAAGAATTGACTATCGAATGA
- a CDS encoding beta-1,6-N-acetylglucosaminyltransferase produces the protein MKICYLILAHNNFRHLDRLIDALDDADSTFHIHLDKKTGQDYIPKKSNVTIIPTSIDINWGGVSMVEATLALLEFGVQHSSDADYYILLSGVDYPIRSKAFLHKLLEKRKEYIDIVPLPVPYKPAERYEYYYFDYNRRNLKHYNPKFLIEVLLKKLRIKRKAPFKIYAGSQWFALTRECVIYILNTVKDDKRYLDFFRHTLVPDEAFFQTIIGNSDYRDRTHANLTYTDWDVPNPPATIEQRHVDLLEIRIEFNDEFGRRFPYFARKFNDDSESIIERIRTVLWKQD, from the coding sequence ATGAAGATCTGCTACCTTATATTAGCTCATAATAATTTCAGGCATTTAGATCGCTTGATTGATGCTTTGGATGATGCAGATAGCACTTTCCATATTCATTTAGACAAGAAGACAGGACAGGACTATATCCCTAAAAAGAGTAACGTTACAATTATTCCCACCTCCATTGATATAAACTGGGGAGGGGTTTCTATGGTAGAGGCCACATTGGCACTGCTGGAGTTTGGAGTGCAACATTCCTCTGATGCCGACTATTATATATTGCTTAGTGGTGTAGACTATCCTATACGGTCGAAAGCTTTCTTGCATAAGCTATTAGAAAAGAGAAAAGAGTATATAGATATTGTACCTCTCCCTGTGCCTTACAAGCCTGCGGAACGTTACGAGTATTATTACTTCGATTATAATCGGCGCAATCTGAAACATTACAATCCGAAGTTCTTAATTGAGGTGTTGCTTAAAAAGTTGAGGATAAAAAGGAAAGCTCCTTTTAAGATATATGCCGGTTCGCAATGGTTTGCTCTTACCCGTGAATGCGTTATATATATTCTGAATACTGTAAAGGATGATAAAAGGTATCTTGACTTTTTCCGTCATACATTAGTGCCGGATGAAGCTTTCTTCCAGACAATTATAGGTAACTCTGACTATAGAGATAGAACACATGCAAACCTTACATATACCGATTGGGATGTACCTAATCCTCCTGCTACAATAGAGCAGCGTCATGTTGATCTGTTAGAAATTCGCATAGAATTCAATGATGAGTTTGGGCGGCGATTTCCTTATTTTGCTCGTAAGTTTAATGATGATAGTGAAAGCATTATAGAGAGGATTCGTACCGTACTTTGGAAACAAGATTAG
- a CDS encoding GH92 family glycosyl hydrolase codes for MNKFNLIIISLLLVATGCAQRQQIRYTDYVNPFLGTATLWDSIDLGYKPTRRTWGAEVFPGSSLPNAMVQVSPVTLFRSGSGYQYEDNVIYAFTHTNKGHWNLCHIPILPATGNFTADDYCSTYSHNNESAHPGYYQVFLQRYGINTEMTSTLRCAYHRFTFEAGKDKKLIVDLSTSNERIKDWQIRQESENVFSGFQENSEKMYFYAVSNHAIKNIDSIRGESKSLSIVNFANNKEPLELKIGFSFVSIKNAKENLEKEIGNKDFAEIRNEATETWENLLSKIKVSGGTEKQRWVFYSSLYRSFLWPALRSDANGEFTDAKGEVVNKGFRYYTDPSFWDDYRNKLILLGMISPNVAADVINSITDKGEKTRFMPTFFHGDHASTFVTGSYLRGLRGFDVNKAYHLILKNATVEGGRPHLMEYIAKGYISEMNIKNPKIETVAKAAVTKTLEYAYDDYAVALLAKELGDEENYNMLMKRTGNYKNLFDPSTELMRGRLENGEWVTPFDPEFPYYEYLYREANAWQSSFFAPHDTKGLINLYKSKDDFEKKVDSLFTIPWGGYEAHNLSGFIGQYCHGNQPDHSFPFLYYFVDKQEKSQVILDSCLNHFYGMGKHQLALAGMDDVGEMSSWYVFNAIGLYTYSPADPSYIISVPLFDKIEFTFGDGTQFSISKRNSGRKITDITYGGKKVNGYFISHSDLKKGKELLINTNQ; via the coding sequence TAGGCTACAAGCCAACTCGCAGAACTTGGGGAGCCGAAGTTTTCCCCGGATCATCTCTCCCCAATGCAATGGTTCAAGTTAGTCCGGTCACATTGTTCAGAAGCGGCTCCGGTTACCAATATGAAGACAATGTTATATATGCCTTTACACATACCAACAAAGGTCATTGGAATCTTTGCCATATTCCGATTCTCCCCGCAACAGGGAATTTTACAGCAGATGATTATTGTTCGACATATAGTCACAACAACGAATCTGCCCATCCCGGCTATTATCAGGTTTTCCTCCAGCGATATGGGATAAATACAGAAATGACATCAACCCTGCGCTGTGCATATCACAGGTTTACATTTGAAGCCGGAAAGGATAAAAAGCTGATAGTAGATCTCTCTACGTCAAACGAAAGGATTAAGGATTGGCAAATAAGACAGGAAAGCGAAAACGTATTCTCAGGCTTTCAGGAGAATAGCGAAAAGATGTACTTCTACGCAGTTTCGAATCATGCAATAAAAAATATAGATTCGATAAGGGGTGAAAGCAAAAGCCTGTCAATAGTTAACTTTGCGAATAACAAAGAACCTCTGGAATTAAAAATAGGATTCTCTTTTGTTAGCATCAAGAATGCAAAAGAAAACCTAGAAAAAGAAATAGGGAATAAAGACTTCGCCGAAATAAGGAATGAAGCTACAGAAACATGGGAAAACCTTTTATCAAAAATAAAAGTCTCGGGTGGCACTGAAAAGCAAAGATGGGTATTCTATTCCTCACTGTATCGTTCCTTCTTATGGCCGGCACTAAGAAGTGATGCAAATGGAGAGTTTACCGATGCGAAAGGCGAAGTTGTAAACAAGGGCTTCCGCTATTATACCGATCCTTCGTTTTGGGATGACTATCGGAATAAACTGATCTTGCTCGGAATGATTTCGCCCAATGTTGCAGCAGATGTAATTAACTCCATCACCGACAAAGGAGAAAAGACAAGATTTATGCCTACGTTCTTTCATGGCGATCATGCCTCCACATTCGTTACTGGCTCTTATCTGAGAGGGCTAAGAGGATTTGATGTCAACAAAGCATATCATCTCATCCTGAAAAATGCCACAGTAGAAGGAGGTCGTCCTCATCTGATGGAATATATAGCAAAAGGATATATTTCTGAGATGAACATTAAAAATCCGAAGATAGAAACCGTAGCGAAAGCAGCTGTTACAAAAACGCTCGAATATGCATACGACGACTACGCTGTTGCTCTATTAGCTAAAGAGTTGGGAGACGAGGAGAACTACAATATGCTGATGAAAAGAACCGGCAATTACAAGAACCTCTTCGACCCTTCAACTGAATTGATGAGAGGTCGACTCGAAAACGGTGAATGGGTTACCCCATTCGACCCTGAATTCCCTTACTATGAATACCTGTACCGTGAAGCGAATGCCTGGCAATCATCTTTCTTTGCACCACATGATACTAAAGGGTTGATAAATCTTTATAAAAGCAAAGATGACTTCGAGAAGAAGGTCGACTCTTTATTTACCATTCCTTGGGGAGGATATGAGGCACATAACCTATCGGGATTTATCGGGCAATATTGCCACGGAAATCAACCTGATCATAGTTTCCCTTTCCTCTATTACTTTGTCGACAAACAAGAGAAATCACAAGTCATATTAGATAGCTGCCTCAATCACTTCTACGGAATGGGCAAACATCAACTGGCTCTTGCCGGAATGGACGATGTCGGAGAAATGTCTTCATGGTATGTATTTAACGCCATCGGGCTTTATACATATTCCCCAGCCGACCCTTCGTACATCATATCAGTTCCTCTTTTCGACAAGATAGAATTCACGTTCGGTGATGGCACTCAGTTTTCTATAAGCAAGAGAAACTCGGGCAGGAAAATTACCGATATTACTTACGGAGGTAAGAAAGTTAATGGTTACTTTATATCACATAGCGATTTGAAGAAAGGCAAAGAATTGCTAATTAATACCAATCAATAG